From the genome of Immundisolibacter sp., one region includes:
- a CDS encoding HlyD family secretion protein, with protein sequence MPRKIIPLALAAIVGVALAGVLTLRLLPGGPPAGVIEASGRIEGRITQITPKVSGTVAELPVDEGQSVTTGALLARLEEMTLLDRQRSARAQAVALEHQLASQRIDYEVAQQELPLRIDQARATLTEARARLAAAHADRSQAVTDADRLTTLAKRQLASPQQAETAQLRAELATKTELAALAAVSAADKALELSRLGDRRLAALDEGIAAMTQQVEQALARSDELDTQVSYLDIPSPLAGVVLTRSVELGEQVTPGSPLFSLVDLNRLYLKVYVPEPLIGRVALGQRAQVRVDSYPDRAFPAKVTRIATAAEFTPKNVETKEERVKLVFAVELSLTENPGGVLKPGMPADGRIDAGAQEQDQGAGEAVHTP encoded by the coding sequence ATGCCGCGCAAAATCATCCCGCTTGCTCTGGCCGCCATCGTCGGCGTTGCCCTGGCTGGTGTCCTGACGCTACGCCTGCTACCAGGCGGACCGCCAGCGGGGGTCATTGAGGCCAGCGGCCGTATCGAGGGCCGCATCACGCAGATTACGCCCAAGGTGAGCGGCACGGTCGCCGAACTGCCGGTGGACGAGGGGCAGTCGGTGACTACCGGAGCGCTACTGGCGCGCCTGGAGGAGATGACCCTGCTGGACCGCCAGCGGTCGGCGCGGGCGCAGGCGGTGGCCTTGGAACACCAACTTGCCAGCCAGCGCATCGACTACGAAGTCGCGCAGCAAGAACTGCCGCTGCGCATCGACCAGGCACGGGCCACGCTGACCGAAGCGCGGGCACGTCTTGCCGCCGCCCACGCCGACCGCAGCCAGGCGGTGACTGACGCGGATCGCCTGACCACGCTTGCAAAACGGCAGCTGGCCTCGCCGCAGCAGGCAGAAACTGCCCAGTTGCGGGCCGAACTCGCGACCAAGACTGAGCTGGCAGCGTTGGCGGCAGTCAGCGCGGCTGATAAAGCGCTGGAGCTATCCCGACTGGGCGACCGGCGTCTGGCTGCACTGGATGAAGGGATCGCCGCCATGACACAACAAGTTGAGCAGGCACTCGCCCGGAGCGACGAGCTTGACACCCAGGTCAGCTACCTCGACATCCCGAGCCCGCTTGCCGGCGTGGTGCTGACCCGTAGCGTGGAGCTTGGGGAGCAGGTGACGCCCGGCAGCCCACTGTTCTCGCTGGTGGACCTGAATCGCCTGTACCTGAAGGTTTACGTACCGGAGCCGCTGATCGGCCGCGTGGCCCTGGGCCAACGTGCGCAGGTGCGCGTCGACTCTTACCCGGACCGCGCCTTCCCGGCCAAGGTCACCCGAATCGCCACCGCCGCCGAGTTCACGCCCAAGAACGTCGAGACCAAGGAAGAGCGCGTCAAGCTGGTATTCGCGGTCGAGCTGTCGCTGACCGAAAACCCGGGCGGTGTGCTGAAGCCGGGCATGCCGGCCGACGGTCGCATCGACGCCGGCGCCCAGGAGCAAGACCAGGGCGCAGGCGAGGCGGTCCACACGCCGTGA
- a CDS encoding MBL fold metallo-hydrolase, translating to MCQEVGHAVQLALSRRGLLKAGAGASLAALSLMLGGAPVSALAAPPSTGDGAADFDTRLILLGTAGGPAWFPGSSRHGIASALQVGDLTYMVDCGDGAARQLATALLSSSPKANPFQLLEPLRALFFTHLHSDHVVDYNNLLLQGWTAGVGRRLPLEVLGPGPRGELPPVFQVPGQPRAEPEVVFPDAPTPGTVQMTDGIFRAFATDLNDRVRDYLWPDLRTLVSVKDIALPTIPGFRSPNQTPAPDMEPFTVWSDANVRVTATLVEHAPVFPSFAFRFDSEQGSVVFSGDTGPCQNLVRLARNADVLVHEVIDAAWVDALFPPPQDEATQALKHHLLSAHTSIEDAGRIAEQAGAKTLVLSHVIPHNVTDDRLRLASRHYSGRLVPGQDLAHIGVGRRRGAGA from the coding sequence ATGTGTCAGGAAGTCGGTCATGCCGTGCAGTTGGCCCTGTCACGGCGCGGCTTGCTCAAAGCGGGTGCTGGAGCCAGCCTGGCGGCGCTGTCGTTGATGCTCGGCGGCGCTCCGGTCTCAGCGCTGGCCGCCCCTCCCAGTACTGGCGATGGGGCGGCGGATTTCGATACGCGTCTGATCCTGCTGGGCACGGCCGGAGGGCCGGCCTGGTTTCCCGGCAGCAGCCGGCATGGCATCGCCTCGGCGCTGCAGGTGGGCGACCTGACCTACATGGTCGATTGCGGCGACGGCGCCGCCCGGCAGCTTGCCACCGCGCTGCTGAGTAGCAGCCCCAAGGCGAATCCGTTCCAGCTGCTGGAGCCGCTGCGGGCGCTGTTCTTCACTCACCTGCATTCCGATCATGTGGTCGATTACAACAACCTGCTGCTACAGGGCTGGACGGCCGGTGTCGGCCGGCGTCTGCCGCTGGAGGTGCTCGGTCCGGGGCCACGGGGCGAATTGCCGCCGGTGTTTCAGGTGCCCGGCCAGCCGCGCGCGGAACCGGAGGTGGTGTTTCCCGACGCACCCACGCCTGGCACCGTTCAGATGACCGATGGCATTTTTCGCGCCTTCGCGACCGATTTGAACGATCGCGTTCGCGATTACCTGTGGCCGGACCTGCGCACCCTGGTGAGCGTCAAGGACATCGCCCTGCCGACCATCCCCGGTTTTCGCAGCCCCAACCAGACCCCGGCGCCGGACATGGAGCCGTTTACGGTCTGGTCGGATGCCAACGTTCGTGTGACGGCGACGCTGGTCGAGCACGCGCCGGTGTTTCCATCGTTCGCGTTCCGCTTCGACAGCGAGCAGGGCTCGGTGGTGTTCTCGGGCGACACCGGCCCGTGCCAGAACCTCGTGCGCCTGGCACGCAACGCCGACGTGCTGGTACACGAGGTGATTGACGCCGCCTGGGTGGACGCGCTGTTCCCGCCGCCGCAGGACGAGGCGACCCAGGCGCTCAAGCACCACCTGTTGTCCGCACACACGTCCATTGAGGATGCCGGCCGCATCGCCGAGCAGGCCGGCGCCAAAACGCTGGTGCTCAGTCATGTCATTCCGCACAACGTGACCGACGATCGCCTGCGTCTGGCCAGCCGGCATTACTCGGGCCGGCTGGTGCCCGGGCAGGATCTGGCGCACATCGGGGTGGGGCGCCGACGCGGCGCTGGCGCCTAA
- a CDS encoding aromatic-ring-hydroxylating dioxygenase subunit beta: protein MNQAQAETFLSRELRMLDQRKFRDWRQLLTDDAIYWVPNGDADGDPQQHCSIVYATPPMVEDRLQRAESPFYWVGDPPIRSVHTVSNVLLERADGDSADIACNQVIYLYRENDQRRDQVLDTLPAQCEYRLRRQGDDWQIAYKKVALLNSDGLVPLLPPII, encoded by the coding sequence ATGAACCAGGCTCAAGCCGAAACCTTCCTGTCCCGCGAACTGCGGATGCTCGACCAGCGCAAGTTTCGCGACTGGCGGCAGCTATTGACCGACGATGCCATCTATTGGGTGCCCAACGGCGACGCCGACGGTGACCCACAGCAGCACTGCTCCATCGTCTACGCCACACCGCCGATGGTCGAAGACCGCCTGCAGCGGGCCGAAAGCCCGTTTTACTGGGTGGGCGACCCGCCCATCCGCAGCGTGCACACGGTCAGCAACGTACTGCTGGAGCGCGCCGATGGCGACAGTGCCGACATCGCCTGCAACCAGGTGATTTATCTGTACCGCGAAAACGACCAGCGCCGCGACCAGGTACTCGACACCCTGCCGGCACAGTGCGAATACCGCCTGCGCCGACAGGGTGACGACTGGCAGATTGCCTACAAGAAAGTCGCCCTGCTGAACAGCGACGGTCTGGTGCCGCTGCTGCCGCCGATCATTTAG
- a CDS encoding Rieske 2Fe-2S domain-containing protein — protein MGHYTPDLSRPEANHASLYRDPAIFDEEMEKIFHATWVYVGHGSEVPNPGDYKTSFIGQVPVIMSRDMAGKIHVFANRCTHRGATVCPRELGHAESFTCPYHAWTYRLDGSLEAVGLPRGYNDGELDYSGLGLPVAPRVGSYRGFVFASLNADVHDFDTHIGPAKKYIDYYCDLSPTGEITVGLTGIYKHRYRGNWKAQLEGSVEGYHVWHNHRTAIDIMSKWVPIMKQYQNLPMKAYDLGFGHNIIENYTLTDEQVHERWPAEFVELLISAHGRERAMDALRHRFNIVLFPNMAILEYHVRVIRPLAADRTEVRQYHTSMVGAPAAINQRRVREHEFFYGPGGAGGPDDLATFDRIQQGMEAWTAPWVLFNRGLKSEETTPGGLRFGHHTQETQQRAPYYEYRRLMEGKAPVPSRIRLAAAG, from the coding sequence ATGGGCCACTACACCCCCGACCTGTCCCGCCCTGAGGCCAACCACGCCTCGCTGTACCGCGACCCGGCGATCTTCGACGAGGAAATGGAAAAGATTTTCCATGCCACCTGGGTCTACGTCGGACACGGCAGCGAGGTGCCGAACCCGGGCGACTACAAGACCAGCTTCATCGGCCAGGTGCCGGTGATCATGTCCCGCGACATGGCGGGCAAGATTCACGTGTTCGCCAACCGCTGCACGCACCGCGGCGCCACCGTGTGTCCCCGCGAGCTCGGACACGCCGAGAGCTTCACCTGCCCCTACCACGCCTGGACCTATCGCCTGGACGGCAGCCTGGAGGCAGTCGGCCTGCCGCGCGGGTACAACGACGGCGAGCTGGACTATTCCGGCCTTGGCCTGCCGGTGGCACCACGCGTGGGCAGCTACCGCGGCTTTGTATTCGCCAGCCTGAATGCAGACGTGCATGACTTCGACACCCACATCGGGCCGGCCAAAAAGTACATCGACTATTACTGCGACCTGTCGCCGACCGGCGAAATCACGGTCGGGCTCACGGGCATTTACAAGCATCGGTACCGCGGCAACTGGAAGGCGCAGCTCGAAGGCAGCGTCGAGGGCTACCACGTATGGCACAACCACCGCACCGCCATCGACATCATGTCCAAATGGGTGCCCATCATGAAGCAGTACCAGAACCTGCCCATGAAGGCCTACGACCTGGGCTTCGGTCACAACATCATTGAGAACTACACCCTGACCGACGAGCAGGTGCACGAGCGCTGGCCAGCCGAGTTCGTCGAACTGCTGATCAGCGCGCACGGCCGCGAGCGTGCCATGGATGCGCTGCGCCATCGCTTCAACATCGTGTTGTTCCCAAACATGGCGATTCTCGAATACCACGTTCGGGTGATCCGGCCACTGGCCGCCGATCGTACCGAGGTCCGCCAGTACCATACGTCCATGGTCGGTGCGCCTGCCGCCATCAACCAGCGCCGGGTGCGCGAGCACGAGTTCTTTTATGGCCCTGGGGGCGCCGGCGGGCCGGACGACCTGGCCACCTTCGACCGCATTCAGCAAGGCATGGAGGCCTGGACCGCGCCCTGGGTGCTGTTCAATCGCGGGCTCAAGTCCGAGGAAACGACTCCCGGGGGCCTGCGCTTTGGGCACCACACGCAAGAAACCCAGCAGCGCGCGCCCTACTACGAATACCGGCGGTTAATGGAGGGCAAGGCGCCAGTGCCCAGCCGCATCCGCCTCGCGGCGGCTGGTTGA
- a CDS encoding 4Fe-4S binding protein — protein sequence MTLAGNKLKIDTAVCIRCGLCREVCPEDAVHPKLHDIHHWFEVVPDECTGCGECLPYCVVPGALVAAGAASA from the coding sequence ATGACGCTCGCCGGGAACAAGCTCAAAATCGACACCGCGGTATGCATCCGCTGCGGACTGTGCCGCGAGGTATGCCCGGAAGACGCGGTGCATCCCAAGCTGCACGACATCCACCACTGGTTCGAGGTGGTACCTGATGAGTGCACGGGCTGCGGCGAGTGCCTGCCGTACTGCGTGGTGCCGGGCGCACTGGTGGCGGCGGGCGCCGCTTCGGCGTAA
- a CDS encoding ATP-binding protein translates to MNTQPEKIAIRIDHDKCTECRMCYVVCREINLNAVVIDPGPKHLHEIDMDRCTYPGCTVCLMYCPAPASIVETVSGLSLVPPPARVWTEDKRWPRRAPRTGN, encoded by the coding sequence ATGAACACACAACCCGAAAAAATCGCCATCCGCATCGACCACGACAAATGCACCGAGTGCCGCATGTGCTACGTGGTGTGCCGGGAAATCAACCTGAACGCGGTGGTCATCGACCCCGGCCCCAAGCACCTGCACGAGATCGACATGGACCGCTGCACCTACCCCGGCTGCACGGTATGCCTGATGTACTGCCCGGCGCCGGCTTCGATCGTGGAGACAGTGTCGGGCCTGTCGCTGGTGCCGCCGCCCGCGCGGGTGTGGACCGAAGACAAGCGCTGGCCGCGCCGCGCGCCGCGCACTGGCAACTGA
- a CDS encoding aldo/keto reductase, with amino-acid sequence MEYRQLGSSGLEVSSVGLGGNVFGPPRQDLASSTATVNRALELGVNFIDTAHIYNDGHSEEFLGKALAGRRDEVILASKCHLLQLAEGESIAQRVRSHCETSLRRLDTDYLDLLQLHFPAAQAPADEILEAFAPLVQEGKVRHIGQCNYAAWRHAESLGAAQRLGLPAFITAQNQCSLLVRGAQFELLPFCEARQIGFLPYFPLAAGLLSGKYRPGEAPPPGTRGAAGSPTVKRLRTAQNESLLSSLNDFALARSRTLLELAFAWLLSQAVVSSVIAGAMSATQIEQNVAAGAWRLDADDLQTLDGLLNPSTPDWQAEPDLASFR; translated from the coding sequence ATGGAATATCGACAACTTGGCAGCAGCGGCCTTGAGGTTTCATCCGTGGGCCTGGGTGGCAATGTGTTCGGCCCACCGCGGCAGGATCTGGCGTCCAGTACCGCCACGGTCAACCGGGCGCTGGAACTTGGCGTCAACTTCATCGACACAGCCCATATCTACAACGATGGGCACAGCGAGGAGTTCCTGGGCAAGGCCTTGGCGGGTCGACGCGACGAGGTGATCCTGGCCAGTAAATGTCATCTACTTCAGCTGGCTGAAGGCGAGAGCATCGCCCAGCGCGTCCGCAGCCATTGCGAAACCAGCCTGCGACGGCTGGACACCGATTACCTGGACCTGCTGCAACTGCATTTCCCAGCGGCGCAGGCCCCCGCCGACGAAATCCTCGAAGCCTTCGCGCCGCTGGTTCAGGAAGGCAAAGTGCGGCACATCGGCCAGTGCAACTACGCCGCCTGGCGCCACGCCGAGTCACTCGGCGCGGCCCAGCGCCTGGGCCTGCCCGCATTCATCACCGCGCAGAACCAGTGCAGCCTGCTGGTGCGTGGCGCGCAGTTCGAACTGCTGCCGTTTTGCGAGGCCCGCCAGATCGGCTTTCTGCCCTACTTCCCCCTTGCCGCCGGACTGCTCAGTGGCAAGTATCGGCCCGGCGAAGCCCCCCCTCCCGGCACCCGTGGCGCGGCCGGCAGCCCTACCGTGAAGCGACTGCGCACGGCTCAAAACGAAAGCCTGCTCAGCTCGCTCAACGACTTTGCCCTTGCCCGTAGTCGCACTCTGCTGGAGCTTGCCTTCGCCTGGCTGCTGTCGCAAGCGGTGGTGAGCAGCGTCATCGCCGGCGCCATGAGCGCCACCCAGATAGAACAAAACGTCGCCGCTGGCGCTTGGCGCCTGGATGCAGACGACCTGCAGACCCTCGATGGCCTGCTCAATCCGTCGACGCCTGACTGGCAGGCCGAACCCGACCTGGCGTCGTTTCGCTGA
- a CDS encoding putative bifunctional diguanylate cyclase/phosphodiesterase, whose translation MSIRKVFASVLHTLRHGLSRSTEPVVLFPIITLLVLGVLWITTASMIRLEYANARAAAIASTRELTETYEAQIVRALREIDRTLKFVAYAHESKDLDSVLVELGEKTLLLPDFLFTVSVADADGNIRSSTRQDGPATVAGADYFEAQREQAVFSAGAPQPHPHSQDWTLTFSRRLDQPDGSFGGAVIISVDASYFVSGYEQTKLGQHGFLGLLGTDGIFRASRSGDVVAAGSQIDYQQVIQAAGDDFGEDETTRVSLTLNSWDQVQRYTATRTLYEFPLAVVAGISEQEQLSPAAERAHSYMVRGLTTSVLMIGLLALLGRLSWQLQQSRQRAAREQIAHAERIEYIAHHDSLTDLPNRGFFSVMLNQMLTLAKRHDRQVAVLFLDLDRFKLINDTLGHDAGDELLKEVARRLRDAVRGSDMVARLGGDEFVVLVAEECDEENLLNLARRVLASVSKPYNLLGHEFRVTVSVGVSQYPRDAEDEQSLLKNADLAMYRAKEKGRNNFQLYAESGSESSLERLTLESSLRQALERQEFRLHYQEQCDLSTGEVTGMEALLRWEHPQLGLVLPMQFLPLAEETGLILPIGKWCIETACRECIALQSRGRRLTMSINLSARQFSDDHFAVDLAQIIEKTGVEPGLLELSITETVLLTNVDQAVSILNRIRAAGVRVAVDNFGASYSSLSTLKKFRFDTVNIDGSVIRDYAHSAEDRKLTEATIAMGKKLAFTVVAEGVETAEQAQFLRDSACDKAQGFYFGRPAPHNVAQASEPDRTRRPDNVLELRDIRETRTVD comes from the coding sequence ATGTCCATTAGGAAAGTCTTCGCAAGCGTATTGCATACCCTGCGTCACGGGCTCAGCCGCAGCACCGAGCCGGTGGTGCTGTTCCCCATCATCACCCTCCTGGTGCTGGGAGTTCTATGGATAACCACCGCGAGCATGATCAGGCTCGAATATGCCAACGCGCGGGCCGCAGCCATCGCTTCCACCCGCGAGTTGACGGAAACGTATGAAGCGCAGATCGTGCGCGCGCTGCGCGAAATCGACCGCACCCTGAAGTTCGTCGCCTACGCCCACGAATCGAAGGACCTTGACTCGGTCCTGGTCGAGCTGGGAGAAAAAACCCTTTTACTCCCGGATTTTCTATTCACCGTCAGCGTCGCCGATGCCGACGGCAACATCCGCTCAAGCACCCGGCAGGACGGCCCGGCGACCGTCGCTGGCGCAGACTACTTCGAGGCACAGCGCGAACAGGCGGTTTTCTCGGCCGGGGCCCCACAACCCCATCCGCATTCGCAGGATTGGACCCTCACGTTCAGTCGCCGCCTGGACCAGCCCGATGGCAGCTTTGGCGGGGCGGTGATCATTTCGGTCGACGCGTCCTACTTCGTCAGCGGGTATGAGCAGACCAAGCTGGGGCAACATGGCTTCCTGGGTCTCCTGGGCACGGATGGCATCTTTCGGGCCAGCCGCAGCGGTGATGTCGTTGCCGCGGGCTCTCAAATCGACTACCAACAGGTGATTCAGGCGGCCGGGGACGACTTCGGTGAGGATGAGACGACGCGGGTTTCGCTGACCCTGAACAGCTGGGACCAGGTCCAACGCTACACCGCGACGCGCACCCTGTATGAGTTTCCACTTGCTGTCGTGGCCGGAATATCGGAACAGGAGCAGCTCAGTCCAGCCGCCGAAAGGGCGCATAGCTATATGGTGCGCGGACTCACCACCAGCGTGCTGATGATCGGCCTGTTGGCCCTGCTTGGCCGTTTGAGCTGGCAGCTTCAGCAGAGCCGGCAACGCGCGGCGCGGGAGCAGATCGCGCACGCCGAGCGTATTGAATATATCGCCCATCACGACAGTCTGACCGACCTGCCCAACCGGGGTTTTTTCAGCGTCATGTTGAACCAGATGCTGACCTTGGCCAAACGGCATGATCGCCAGGTGGCGGTTCTGTTCCTGGACCTCGATCGTTTCAAGCTCATCAATGACACGCTGGGGCACGACGCCGGAGATGAACTGTTGAAGGAAGTTGCCCGGCGTCTGCGCGACGCAGTGCGCGGCAGTGACATGGTCGCCCGATTGGGCGGCGACGAGTTCGTCGTTCTGGTGGCGGAAGAATGCGACGAAGAAAACCTCTTGAACCTCGCCCGCCGCGTTCTGGCGTCGGTCAGCAAGCCTTACAACCTGCTCGGACACGAGTTCAGGGTCACGGTCAGCGTCGGCGTCAGCCAGTACCCCCGGGACGCCGAGGACGAACAGTCGTTACTGAAAAACGCCGACCTAGCCATGTATCGCGCGAAGGAAAAAGGCAGGAACAACTTTCAGTTATATGCCGAGTCCGGAAGTGAGAGTTCTCTTGAGCGCCTGACGCTTGAGTCCTCGCTCCGACAGGCTCTGGAGCGCCAGGAGTTCCGGCTCCACTACCAGGAGCAGTGTGACCTGAGTACCGGCGAAGTCACCGGCATGGAGGCGCTGCTGCGCTGGGAGCACCCGCAACTGGGCCTGGTCCTGCCGATGCAGTTTCTCCCGCTGGCCGAAGAAACCGGCCTCATCCTGCCGATCGGCAAATGGTGCATAGAGACCGCGTGCCGGGAATGCATCGCACTTCAGTCACGAGGCCGGCGGCTGACCATGTCGATCAATCTGTCGGCACGGCAGTTCTCCGACGACCACTTCGCCGTTGACCTGGCACAGATCATCGAGAAAACCGGAGTTGAACCCGGCCTCCTGGAACTGAGCATTACAGAAACCGTGCTCCTGACCAATGTCGATCAGGCAGTATCGATTTTGAACCGGATCAGGGCCGCAGGGGTGCGGGTTGCGGTGGACAACTTTGGCGCGAGTTATTCGTCCCTGTCGACCTTGAAAAAATTCCGCTTCGATACCGTCAACATAGACGGCAGCGTCATCCGCGACTACGCCCACAGCGCCGAGGACAGAAAACTGACCGAAGCCACCATTGCCATGGGCAAAAAACTGGCGTTTACCGTGGTTGCCGAGGGCGTGGAAACAGCCGAGCAAGCGCAGTTCCTGCGCGACAGCGCCTGCGATAAAGCGCAGGGTTTTTATTTCGGCCGACCGGCGCCACACAATGTGGCTCAGGCGAGCGAGCCGGATCGCACGCGCCGACCCGATAATGTGCTCGAACTGCGGGACATCCGTGAGACGCGAACTGTCGATTAG
- a CDS encoding substrate-binding domain-containing protein, protein MSFIKALGFPVLGILLAVADSVAAADVVIIVSAQNPATTLSRNDVSNIFLGKTNRFPNGAQAVPIDQPEGSTQRLEFYRDISNKQPAEIRAHWSKMIFTGRGQPPRVASDDEQVKNTLAAQPGGIGYIDPAAVDARVKPLMVQ, encoded by the coding sequence ATGTCTTTCATCAAGGCGTTAGGATTCCCAGTACTCGGTATCCTGCTTGCCGTTGCCGACAGCGTCGCCGCCGCCGATGTGGTCATCATCGTCTCGGCACAAAATCCCGCCACCACGCTTTCCCGAAACGATGTTTCCAACATTTTTCTGGGCAAGACGAACCGCTTTCCCAATGGCGCGCAAGCCGTACCCATAGACCAGCCGGAAGGCTCGACGCAGCGACTTGAGTTTTACCGCGACATCAGCAACAAACAGCCGGCTGAAATCAGGGCGCATTGGTCCAAGATGATCTTTACCGGACGGGGCCAGCCACCGAGGGTGGCCAGCGACGACGAACAGGTGAAGAACACGTTGGCCGCTCAGCCAGGCGGTATCGGATACATCGACCCGGCCGCCGTGGACGCGCGGGTCAAGCCACTGATGGTCCAGTAG
- the crcB gene encoding fluoride efflux transporter CrcB, producing MNGGVLAAVAVGGALGSVARYLAVNGLAAWLGRAFPYGTLAVNVAGSFLMGLALSLLVQRGLLGEPWRAALMAGLLGGFTTFSAFSGETLLLAQQRPAAAVLNVALHLALCLSAVWVGTRLAA from the coding sequence ATGAATGGCGGGGTGCTGGCAGCGGTGGCGGTGGGTGGCGCGCTCGGCTCGGTGGCGCGCTACCTGGCGGTCAACGGCCTGGCTGCCTGGCTGGGCCGGGCTTTTCCCTACGGCACGCTGGCCGTCAACGTGGCCGGTTCATTCCTGATGGGCCTTGCGCTGTCGCTGCTGGTGCAGCGCGGCCTGCTCGGCGAACCCTGGCGCGCCGCCCTGATGGCCGGCCTGCTCGGCGGCTTCACGACATTTTCGGCCTTCTCCGGCGAAACCCTGTTACTGGCACAGCAGCGCCCGGCCGCCGCGGTTTTGAACGTCGCGCTGCATCTGGCGCTATGCCTGTCAGCGGTATGGGTCGGGACCAGACTCGCAGCCTGA
- a CDS encoding replication-associated recombination protein A, producing MKQRGPQLFAAADTGRPLADRLRPLSLDEVLGQDHLLAADKPLRVAIEADLPRSMILWGPPGTGKTTLARVLAAHSRAEFITLSAVLAGIKEIREAVQTAREAAASGRRAVLFVDEVHRWNRAQQDALLPHVEDGTVTLIGATTENPSFELNNALLSRTRVYLLRPLTGPDLERLIERALTDTERGLGALRIDFSAELRPTLAAMADGDARRLLGLLELAADIAPEAADGRVIDEAVLKELAGESWRRFDKGGEAFYDQISALHKAVRGSAPDAALYWLARMLDGGCEPLYIARRVLRMASEDIGLADPRALTLALEALQTYERMGSPEGELAIAQAVTYLACAPKSNALYTAFDAAMADARQFGSLPPPLRIRNAPTKLMKQLGYGKGYRYAHDEAGAYAPGERYFPDGMPDRSYYQPSGRGLERRLAEHLAQLRARDREAGEQ from the coding sequence GTGAAACAGCGCGGTCCGCAGCTTTTTGCCGCCGCCGACACCGGCCGGCCGCTGGCTGATCGTCTGCGCCCGTTAAGCCTGGACGAAGTGCTGGGCCAGGATCATCTGCTGGCCGCCGACAAGCCGCTGCGCGTTGCCATCGAGGCCGACCTGCCGCGCTCGATGATCCTGTGGGGCCCGCCTGGCACCGGTAAAACCACGCTCGCCCGCGTGCTGGCGGCGCACAGTCGAGCCGAGTTCATCACCCTGTCAGCGGTGCTGGCCGGCATCAAGGAAATTCGTGAAGCCGTGCAGACCGCCCGCGAGGCGGCGGCCAGTGGCCGCCGCGCGGTGCTGTTCGTGGACGAGGTGCACCGCTGGAATCGCGCTCAGCAGGACGCCCTGCTGCCGCACGTCGAAGACGGCACGGTGACCCTGATCGGCGCCACCACCGAGAACCCCTCCTTCGAACTGAACAACGCGCTGCTGTCGCGCACCCGGGTGTACCTGCTACGGCCACTGACCGGCCCTGACCTGGAACGTCTGATAGAGCGCGCATTGACTGACACCGAACGCGGCCTCGGTGCCCTCCGTATCGACTTTTCCGCCGAGCTGCGCCCCACGCTGGCCGCCATGGCCGACGGCGACGCCCGTCGCCTGCTCGGCCTGTTGGAACTGGCCGCCGACATCGCGCCAGAAGCCGCCGACGGGCGGGTCATCGACGAGGCCGTGCTCAAGGAACTGGCCGGCGAGAGCTGGCGCCGCTTCGACAAGGGCGGCGAGGCCTTCTACGACCAGATTTCGGCACTGCACAAGGCAGTGCGCGGCTCGGCACCGGACGCGGCACTGTACTGGCTGGCGCGCATGCTGGATGGCGGCTGTGAGCCGCTGTACATCGCCCGCCGCGTGCTGCGCATGGCCAGTGAAGACATTGGCCTCGCCGACCCGCGGGCGCTGACACTGGCACTGGAAGCCTTGCAAACTTACGAGCGCATGGGCTCGCCCGAAGGCGAACTGGCGATCGCACAAGCCGTCACTTACCTGGCCTGCGCGCCCAAGAGCAATGCGCTGTACACGGCATTTGATGCCGCCATGGCCGATGCCCGCCAGTTCGGCTCCCTGCCGCCGCCGCTGCGCATCCGCAATGCCCCGACCAAACTCATGAAGCAACTCGGCTACGGCAAGGGCTACCGCTACGCGCACGACGAAGCCGGCGCCTATGCCCCCGGAGAGCGCTATTTTCCGGACGGGATGCCCGACCGCAGCTATTACCAACCCAGCGGGCGCGGCCTGGAACGGCGCCTGGCTGAACATCTGGCGCAGCTGCGCGCCCGCGATCGGGAGGCTGGAGAACAATGA